Proteins encoded by one window of uncultured Bacteroides sp.:
- a CDS encoding UDP-N-acetyl glucosamine 2-epimerase produces the protein MKITIVAGARPNFMKIAPITHAIDNAREQGKEISYRLIYTGESNDSSLEPSLFVDLDIKKPVAYLGVGFEDLTQRAGGIMIAFEKELKENPTNVVLVVDDLTSTMACAIVAKKQNIKVAHLVAGTRSFDMSMPKEVNRMITDGLSDFLFTAGMGANRNLNQTGTGNEQVFFVGNILMDSLRYNRNRFIKPITFDILGLKEKAYILLTINRHALLENKENFKLLIESLIAESKGTPIVAPLHNYVRDVINELNIKAPNLHVLPSQSYLSFGYLTSKAKAIITDSGNIAEEATFLGIPCVTLNSYVEHPETCSIGTNELVGEDAEQLGNAMAKILRGEWKQGGLPERWDGRTADRIVQTLLQQV, from the coding sequence ATGAAAATTACTATTGTAGCAGGGGCTCGTCCCAATTTTATGAAGATTGCTCCCATTACACATGCCATTGACAATGCAAGGGAACAAGGTAAAGAAATCTCTTACAGATTAATATATACTGGAGAGTCAAATGACAGCAGTCTCGAGCCTTCTCTTTTTGTTGATTTAGATATAAAGAAACCGGTTGCATATCTTGGTGTAGGTTTTGAAGATCTGACCCAACGTGCCGGAGGAATTATGATTGCCTTCGAAAAAGAGCTGAAAGAGAATCCAACTAATGTTGTGTTAGTTGTTGATGATCTTACCTCTACTATGGCATGTGCCATTGTGGCCAAGAAGCAAAACATCAAGGTAGCTCATCTTGTTGCAGGAACACGTTCTTTTGATATGAGCATGCCCAAAGAAGTAAACCGTATGATTACCGATGGTCTTTCCGATTTCTTGTTTACTGCAGGAATGGGTGCTAATCGTAACCTGAATCAAACAGGTACAGGTAATGAACAGGTATTCTTTGTTGGAAACATTCTGATGGACTCTTTAAGATATAACCGCAACAGGTTTATCAAACCAATTACATTCGATATTTTAGGTCTGAAAGAAAAAGCATATATTCTTCTTACAATCAATCGTCATGCATTATTGGAAAACAAAGAAAACTTCAAATTATTAATTGAAAGTTTAATTGCCGAATCAAAAGGCACACCAATTGTAGCTCCGCTTCATAATTATGTGCGTGATGTTATAAATGAACTGAATATTAAAGCTCCAAATCTACATGTTCTTCCTTCACAAAGCTATCTTTCTTTCGGATACCTTACAAGTAAGGCGAAAGCTATTATTACTGATTCAGGAAACATTGCTGAGGAAGCTACATTCCTTGGCATTCCATGTGTAACACTGAATAGTTATGTGGAACATCCGGAAACATGTTCAATAGGAACAAATGAACTTGTAGGTGAAGATGCTGAGCAACTAGGCAATGCAATGGCAAAAATATTAAGAGGCGAATGGAAACAAGGCGGACTTCCTGAAAGATGGGACGGAAGAACTGCCGACAGAATTGTACAAACACTTCTTCAGCAAGTATAA
- a CDS encoding winged helix DNA-binding protein — protein sequence MIKLICQLRDINVAMNNLEMQLNEKYGIGLNEAMALCCLSDGRLSATEIAEKTGMTNSHCSKVIRSIEQKLLIERSLGESDKRQMYFCLNKEGKKKLSQIKCKGLTLPEVLIPVLGKCDEE from the coding sequence ATGATAAAGTTGATCTGTCAGTTGCGGGATATTAATGTGGCTATGAATAATCTTGAAATGCAGTTGAATGAGAAATATGGCATAGGACTTAACGAGGCCATGGCTCTTTGTTGTCTGTCTGACGGCCGCTTATCTGCCACTGAGATAGCAGAAAAAACAGGAATGACAAACTCTCATTGTTCTAAAGTTATAAGATCTATTGAGCAAAAGCTATTGATAGAACGTAGCCTTGGAGAAAGTGACAAACGGCAGATGTATTTTTGTCTGAATAAAGAAGGAAAGAAAAAACTGTCTCAGATAAAATGCAAGGGGCTGACTTTACCTGAAGTGCTGATTCCGGTCTTAGGAAAATGTGACGAGGAGTGA
- a CDS encoding IS110 family transposase yields the protein MRTQSNKLNFEGENIYVGIDVHLKSWNVTIYTEYLHHKTFNQPPVPSILRDYLNTNFPGGTYYSAYEAGFCGFNIHFELKKLNINNIVVNPADIPTSQKEQILKNDSRDSMKIARSLRANELIGIHVPFIETLENRTLIRTRDTMVKDMTRFKQRIKALLYFYGISYPPEFEKSTSHWSRRFLKWLKEEVSLNTTNGNDALSLLVREVEQQRVLLLEINRKIHSLAVSEKYVKEIELIRSIPGIGLITGLTFLSEIEDIERFHNTDKLAGFVGIIPTCHSSGEIENYGEMTFRKKTILRKCLIESSWIAVRIDPALTRCFLQLCKRMEPNKAIIRIARKLLNRMYYVLKKRQKYECGVV from the coding sequence ATGCGTACACAAAGTAACAAACTAAATTTTGAAGGAGAAAATATTTATGTTGGAATTGATGTTCATTTGAAAAGTTGGAATGTGACAATTTACACAGAATACCTGCATCATAAAACATTCAACCAACCTCCTGTTCCTTCAATTTTACGAGACTATCTGAATACTAATTTTCCTGGTGGAACTTATTATTCAGCCTATGAAGCCGGATTCTGTGGATTTAATATTCATTTTGAACTTAAGAAACTAAATATAAATAATATTGTGGTTAATCCTGCTGATATACCAACTAGCCAGAAAGAACAGATACTTAAAAACGATTCCCGTGATAGTATGAAAATTGCCCGTTCTTTAAGAGCTAATGAACTCATTGGCATACATGTCCCATTCATTGAGACATTGGAAAACCGCACATTGATACGCACTCGAGACACAATGGTGAAGGATATGACTAGATTTAAACAGCGCATAAAAGCTTTGCTTTATTTTTATGGTATATCTTACCCTCCAGAATTTGAGAAATCAACCAGTCATTGGTCCAGACGTTTTCTTAAATGGTTAAAAGAGGAGGTATCACTTAATACAACGAATGGTAATGACGCCTTGTCATTACTCGTCAGGGAAGTAGAGCAACAAAGAGTTCTTTTATTGGAAATCAATAGAAAAATTCATAGTCTTGCTGTTTCTGAGAAATATGTGAAGGAGATAGAGTTAATAAGAAGCATTCCGGGAATTGGTTTAATTACAGGGCTTACTTTTTTGTCGGAGATAGAAGATATTGAACGATTCCACAATACAGACAAGTTAGCCGGTTTTGTAGGAATAATACCCACCTGTCATTCAAGTGGAGAGATTGAGAATTATGGAGAGATGACATTTAGAAAGAAAACGATTTTAAGAAAGTGTCTGATTGAAAGTTCCTGGATTGCAGTAAGAATAGATCCGGCATTGACAAGGTGTTTTTTACAACTCTGTAAAAGGATGGAGCCCAATAAAGCTATAATACGAATCGCAAGAAAACTATTAAACAGAATGTATTATGTTTTAAAAAAGAGACAAAAATATGAATGTGGAGTGGTTTAA